The Deltaproteobacteria bacterium region AACTTGTAATATTGGAGGGCTGGGGACATCCCCCGTACCCTCAAATGCTAACTCTTATATCTAAATTCCAGTATACAAGGCATTTTTGGCATTTCCACGCAACCAACTATGGCATAGCCAATGACTCTTTCAGCCGTCCGCCTGCGGGCCGTAGCCTTCGGGCTCTCCGCCATAGGCTTCAGCCCGCAGGCCGACGGAGAGCTCGTAAACAAGGCTACTTCCCGGCCTTCGTAGCCGTTGCCACTTCGGCGGAGTAGGCTGGCGAAGTCGGCGACCTGGCCCAGAGGACCAGGTTTTCCATAACCAGGACTGTTACGGCGAATGTTTTTCTATAATGGCTTCGATATCCTGATGCAGTTTTTTGAGATACTTTACATCCTCAGATGTCAGTGGCTGGTCCAACAGCAAATCGGGTCTTTTCAAAAACGTCCTCGCCACCGAAGCCTGTCGCCTCCACTGCCTGATAGCCTCGTGGTTCCCAGAGACCAAAACGTCCGGCACCTGGGCCTTCTCAAAAGATCTTGGCCGGGTGTACTGCGGATGTTTCAGCAGGCCTGTTGAGAAAGAGTCCTCGTCGGCCGATTCTTCGTTCCCCAAAGCACCTGGGATTAGCCGGCTTACCGTATCAATAACAACCATGGCTGCCAGTTCACCGCCGGTCAGGACATAATCACCAATGGACAGTTCTTCGTCCACAAGGTCCTGGCAAATCCTCTCGTCAATCCCTTCATAGCGGCCACAGATCAAAATAAGCCCTGCAAATCCTGCCAACTCTCTGGCCAGTCCGTGATCAAGAAGGCTACCCTGTGGCGTGAGCAAAACCGTGTGAGCCTCAGGATACTTCCCCTGGGCATGCCGAATGGCCTCTGCCATGGGTTCTGGCTTCATCACCATGCCGCAACCACCGCCATAGGGACGGTCGTCCACAGTACGGTGACGGTCACTCGCAAAATCTCTGATATCTATCGTCTCGATAGATATGCGGTGGCTTTCAACAGACCGCTTGACGATGCCTCCCACCTGCAAGGCGGAAAACATTTCAGGAAATAGCGTGAGGACCGTAAAATTCATTCGTCAATCTTCCAATCCTTCAGGAAGATCGACCTTCAGGGTTTTGTGTTTCAAATCAATATCGACCACCACCGAATCGATGGCTGGAATTAACACCTCCTTCTTGCCGTCTTGAACCACATAAACGTCGTTGCTTCCTGTGGGAAAAATCGCTTTCACACGCCCCAGACGTCGGTTTTCCAGTGTGAAAACCTCCAACCCCATGATCTGGTAAGAGTAATAGCTACCTTCTTCAAGTTGAGGCAACGATGCCTCGTCAACACAAAGCTGGCAGCCTATCCACTGTGCTGCCGCTTCAACGGAGGCTATACCATCTAAGGCGAGAAGGATCACGCTTTTGTGCGGACGGGCGGACACTACGCAGAACTTTCCGCAGCACTCCCCTTTTCGGCTGAGCACTAACTCCTTGCCCGGCGCAAAGACCTCAATGGAGTCCGCGTGGGAAACAACCTTGAGGTGGCCCTTAATCCCGTGGGTACCAACTATCTTGCCTACAGGGAGGCGGGCATCCTCTCCCATGGAATCCTACTCGATGATCTCAAGTACAGACCTTTTCTTGATTTTGGCCGAAGCCGCGCTCAGGATCGTCCGTATGGCACGGGCCGTTCGGCCCTGTTTCCCAATGATTTTCCCGAGATCATCCTTGGCCACCTTCAGCTCCAGGACTGATGTCTGCGATCCTTCCACTTCGGAAACCTCCACTGCTTCCGGATGATCCACCAGCGCTTGAGCAATGTACTTGATCAGATCCTTCATCTCCCGACCTCCTCACAGCATGAAAAAGAAGCGACGGCAACTAAGCTGGTTTAGAAAAACTCCATTAAGTATTAGGTCTTTTCGAAAAGAAACCATGCTCTTTCAGCAGACTCTTCACGGTTGCTGTCGGGATGGCCCCCTTGTCAATCCATGTCTTAATGCTATCTCGTTTCAAAGTCACGGAGGCAGTCTTGCCAAGGGGATCATAGGTTCCCACGAGTTCGAGAAATCTCCCATCCCGAGGGGCTTCGTTGGAAGCCACAACGATTCGATAAAACGGCTTTTTCTTTGCGCCAAACCTGGCCAATCTGATCTTAACTGACATCCGACACTATTCCTCCTTAGAACGGCAAGGCTCCTCGACCAAAAGGGCGAAAGCCGCCTTTGTTCAACTTCTTGATCATCTTTTGCACTTGGACATAATTCTTTAGGAGCTGGTTCACCTGTTGGACCGTAGTTCCGCTTCCCTTGGCAATTCGTTTGCGCCGACTTGCGTTAATAATCTGGTGCCTCCGGCGTTCCTGAACAGTCATAGAATCAATAATGGCTGTAATGCGTACGAATTCTCTTTCGTCCACCTTGAACTGTTTCATCTGTTTGAGCTTTCCCATGCCGGGAATCATGGCTAGGATCTCCTCCATGGAACCCATCTTTCTAACCTGCGCCATTTGATCACGGAAGTCTCCCAGGGTGAACTGGTTTTTTCGAAGTTTCTCTTCCAGTTCGCGCGCCTGCTTTTTATCAACAGCGCTCTGGGCCTTCTCAATGAGGGTGAGCATATCACCCATTCCCAGTATCCTGGATGCCATACGGTCTGGGTGAAAAGATTCCAGGGCGTCCAATTTTTCACCCACGCCCACAAACTTGATGGGCTTTGAAGTCATTGCCTGGATCGAAATGGCTGCTCCGCCTCTGGCGTCACCCTCCATCTTCGTGAGTATGACGCCACCTATGTCAAGGACATCATCAAAGGCCTTGGCCATATTGACGGCATCCTGGCCGGTCATGGCATCGGCCACCAAGATGATGTCAGAGGGCTGTACAGCCTCCTTGATGCGTTTGAGTTCGGCCATCAGGCTCTCATCAATGTGAAGGCGGCCCGCTGTATCTATCAAAAGGGTATCACGGGATTCCTGACGGGCTTGCAGGAGGGCATTCCGGCAAATATCCACTGGATCCATGTCGTCCGTGGCCGGAAAGACCGGAATATTCAGCTCATTTCCGAGTTTCTCCAACTGTTCAATAGCTGCCGGGCGATAGATGTCAGCCGGCACCAGATAAGGCCTTCGATTTTGTCCCGTCAAGAACCTGGCCAGCTTGCCGGCCGTTGTGGTCTTGCCTGAACCCTGCAGGCCCACGAGCATGACAGGCGCAGGCTGGCCAATGAGTTTCAGCCCTTCATGCCTGTCTCCCATAAGCTGCGCCAACTCTTCATTAACAACCTTCACAACTTGTTGCCCTGGTGTCAGGCTGGCCAACACCTCCTGGCCGACGGCACGCTCCCTGATGGATGCCAGCAACTGTTTTACAACCCTATAATGGACGTCGGCTTCAAGAAGGGCGATGCGAACCTCTTTAAGCCCGGCATCAATATTTTTCTCGGTTAACTTGCCGTGTCCCCTAAGTTTCTTGAAGGTCAAGTTCAGTTTGTCAGTCAGGTCTTCGAACATGGCGTTTCCTATTGTTTGTAAAACCTGTTATAATTATTATTCATTGCTTCCTGTGTCAAGAGAATATTTTTCTTAAAGACTTTAGGTGTGAAGCGTTCATGCCATGTCAGATCAGCACGACATAAAGAACTTTACCGAGAAAACCTTTACGGATTGGCTTCAGGCGCATGACATCGCGCCCTATCGGGCCGGCCAGATCCTCCGGTGGACATACCACAGAAACGTCAGTCAATTTTCTCTGATGACAGACCTTTCCAAGGACTTCAGGCAGTGGCTTTCCGGAAGACTCACAATAAGCCGTCTTGACCCTGAACTGATTCAGGCTTCCAGGGATGGCTCAAAAAAATACCTTTTCTGCCTTAAGGACGGCCATCATGTCGAAAGCGTGTTGATTCCCGAGCGGGGTCATCGGACGCTCTGTATCTCAAGCCAGGTTGGATGCGCTTTGGGGTGCAAGTTCTGCCTCACCGGCAGTGGCGGATTCGTGCGCAACCTGAAACCTGCAGAAATTGTGAACCAGGTCTGCGCTGTTCGAAATGATCTGGCACACCCGAAGTCCCTGACCAATATCGTGTTTATGGGTATGGGGGAACCCCTCGCCAATTATGAGAGCGTAGTGCAGGCCATCGGCATCATTACCGCCAACAACGGCCTGCAGTTCTCAAGTCGCCGCGTAACCCTTTCCACGGCAGGACTTGTCCCAAAGATAGGCGACCTTGGACAAGACGTCACGGTTAACCTTGCTGTTTCCTTAAACGCGGCAGACAACAAGACCAGAGATTATTTGATGCCCATCAACCGGACGTACCCATTGGAAGCGCTTCTTGGCGCATGCAGCCGGTTCCCCCTGCCCTCTCGGCGCATGATCACTTTCGAATATGTCCTGATCTCCGGCGTAAATGACAGGGCTGAGGACGCCGGCCGTCTGGCAAGGCTCTTGAAGCCCCTCCGGGCGAAGATCAACCTCATTCCCTTCAATCCCTTTGAGGGGAGCCGATTCAAAAGACCTGACGAGGCCACCATCCTGGCTTTCCAGAAAATCCTCACAGATAATCATTACACGACTCTGATACGCCGAAGCAAAGGCGGGGACATTGGCGCTGCTTGCGGACAGCTTCGTGTCTAGAAAAGGTGTTGCTCTTTTACTGTCAGGATAATTGTGCTATAGGAAGCCGAAAAAATGGCGGACTTGATGATATCGTTTTAGGATCTATAGATTATTGTGAAACTGACTAAGCTGGCGGTGCTTCAATCACTTTTTGTTTCCGGGTTAGTGGTCTCAAACATCATTGCAGCCAAGGTCATTGTTATCTGGAATCTGGTCGTGCCTGCCGCCGTCATCATCTATCCGTTTACGTTTCTTCTCACTGATATCATTGGTGAAACATACGGAAAAGACGAAGGCAATCGAACTGTATGGTATGGATTCTTGGCCTCCATTTTCGCCATGATAATCATCTATGCCGGCATGCTCCTGCCAGTAGCTCCATTCATGCAAGAGAAGCAGTCGGCCTACGAAATACTTCTGGGGCCTAATCGTCGCATTGTGCTGGCATCGTTGCTTGCCTACCTGTGTTCCCAGAAACATGATGTATGGGCCTTTCATTTTTGGAAGAACCTGACTGGAGGCCGACACAAATGGTTGCGAAACAACCTGTCGACCATGACCAGTCAACTTGTGGACACGGTTATTTTTATCGGGATTGCCTTCTGGGGCGTAGTCCCCCATCTTGGAAAAATGATCTTGGGGCAGTACATAATTAAGGTGTTGATTGCTTTGCTCGATACGCCGATCTTTTACGCTCTGACCATGAAAAGGAACCAGCATGGATATGTCGGATATGCAGAAAAAACTGCTGGCCGGAGTTGAAAAGCCTGACAAGGTGGCCCGAGACGTCCTTGCAGCGCTGGACTATGCATATGGCGCCCAAAGGGACATTGAGATCAAGATCGACCAGCCTGAATTTACGTCTTTGTGCCCCATTTCAGGCCTTCCCGACTCTGGGTGTATCACTATACGTTATTTACCGAAGGACAAGATTGTTGAACTTAAATCCCTGAAATACTACCTGCTGCAATATCGCAACGTCGGCATCTTCTATGAACATGTGGTAAATCGCATTTTGGAAGATCTGGTTTTTGTCCTTGACCCCAAGTTTGCAGAGGTCGTTGGGACCTTTACGCCCAGGGGCGGCATCAAGACCACGGCACGCGTTGAGTACAAGGAGAAAGGATAGGGGAATCGTGGGCAGAAAGACATCTAATCTCGCGGTGTTTTTTCTTCTGGGCTGCTTGCTAATCACCGGCTGCGCCACAACGAAAAAAATTGCCGGCGACATCATGGGCAAAAGCAGAGATCTAAAGAAAAAGATTGCATTTCTCCCGACTCTGAGCACCTCGAGTTACGGGGGCGAGGATTTTCGAAAGGCGGCTGGCGCTGAGCTTAGGTGTTTTCTGGGCCGCAGTTGCGAGGGGCTGTGCATCATGGATTCCCGCAAGATCCGAGAGGCCTTGAAAGAGATGCCTCGCATTGAATCAGGCCGGATCGACCACTTAGCCCTTGCCGAGTTTGGCAGAATCCACGGGCTCAGCGCTGTGGTCGAGCAAGGAATTTCAGAGGTTCAATGTGTCACGGACAAACGCGGCATCTGGGGATTCAGAGAAACCTGTTTGCTTATGAGAGTCTCTTTTCGTGTGAGGGCCTATGACATTGAGACAACCTCAATGCTGTTCGATGAACTCGTCCGGGAAGAAGTGGAGGTCTCAGAAGATGCCTGGCAAAGAGTTAGAGGTTCTAACGAGTACAACAAAGAAATTGCACACTCCATTCTTGACAAGATCACGCCCAAGATTGGGGAAATGATCTGCAGGCGTTTGGCCGAAGTGCCCTGGAGGGGCTACATCATCAGTAGCTCTGATGGCATATTTACCCTTTCAACCGGCATTGATGTGGGACTTGCCGCTGGGGATATTCTGGAGGTCTTTGCAATGGGCGAACCGGTTAAGGGCCATGGAGACGGCGTCTATTTGATTTCAGGTCCCAAGATCGGTGAAATCAAGGTCACGGAAATCCGAAGCCAACAGGCCGAGGCCATTCGCATCTCCGGCAGCGATCTTGAAAACAGTTGTTGCATCAAGTTGAAACCCTAAACGGTTCCCAGAATTCGATAGATAGGCATCGGCCTGTCCAAGCCTTTGACACGTACAGTAGGAGGCAACTTCTCGGCTACAAATTGCTCTAGCGCTTCCATATAGGTCGTCTCACTCACCAATATCTCGCCCCCCCTGGCCATTTTCTCAAGACGAGCCGCGATATTGACAGCCATTCCAAAGGCCGTGTATTCCCTTTTGCGCAGCGAACCAAACACTCCGGACACTACCTCACCGGTGCAGATCCCTATGCCTACGTTCAGATGAAACCCGTTTCTTTGCCGCAACTCTTCGCTGATGGCCCGGCTCGTTTTCTGCATCTCGATGGCCGACCCAATGGCTCTGACAACGTCGTCATCGTGGGACACGGGAGATCCGTAGATCACCATTATGCAATCACCCATGTGTTTGTCCACGGTGCCGTTATGCCGATATGCTATTTCTCCCAACGGAGTAAAATAGTGATCGTTCAAAAACTCAGCAATCTCCTCTGGAGGAAACTGCTGAGACATTCCCGTGAACCCTCTAATGTCGCTAAAGAGAATCGTCACTTGCTGCTTTCTCGGGGTCATGACCGTGGGGTCGCTCTTGATCTCCTTGTATACCTGATCAGAAACGAACTGTCTCAGCCGTTTCTTGATCATAATGTCCTGAATTCTATTCCTTAGTTCAATGTTATCAAAGGGTTTTGTGAGGAACCCATCAAGGCCCTCGTTGGTGGCCCGAATGGCGCTGTTCATGGTGGCATAGCCCGTAAGGAGTATGCGGGTGATTTCAGGATTGATGGAAGAGATAAGGGCGAGGGTTTCCAGTCCATCCAGTCCGGGCATTTTGTAGTCGGAGATAACAACACCGATCTGTGAAAGGTATTGTTCAACCAACTGGATGCCCGTCTCCCCGTCTTCTGCTGTGTAGACAGTGTATGGTTCCTTCTTGAGTGCCCGCTTCAGCGACCGCCGCACCCCTTCCTCATCGTCGATGAATAGAAGACTGGTCATCTTTCCCCCTCGGCATATTAACGTATCTCAAAATATCAGACATATTGTCAGGCCGATTCCTGTCCGCAGAGCAGTGCCCTGGAATTTTCTTCCGTTTTTCAGCGCAGGTGGGGCTGTATTGCCACATGATAGATATGAATGATGGAGCCTGATAATATCATTAGTGGCCTCCTTATAGTCAGGGTTGGCGGGTCACGGGAAACCGCGAGAAAACCTTTTAGACCCAGCGAAAAGGGATTTGGGCAAAACCCGTTAAAGCTTGGCGGTCCATATCATGGAAGTGTTCTTTTGTCTAGATTTCAAATCGAAGGATATTGGGCGATAGTGATTTTGTTCTTCAGGTGCTGGAAGAATCGGAAGAGAGATTTCAACGCTATTATGAGTTAAAGCACTTGGATTATTATCTTAAGACAGTAGAGGACCGAGTCTGTCAAATATTTAACGTAGGCAGGAAAGACATTTATTCCGGTAGCAGGGAAAAGATAAAGGCGGAGGCAAGAGGGTTATTCTGTTATTGGGCGGTGAGGGAATTGGGATACGCGTTGACGGACTTATCCAGGCGTCTCGGGATGACCCAGCCCGGAGTGGGGTACGCCGTAAAGAGAGGCGAACAGAATGCTCAAGTAAACAACTGTTAGCTCACAGAAACTTAGTTATCTATTTATGCCCGTCCCTCCCCTGAACCTTGGCCACGCCCCGATGCAGAGCGGGGTTTGCTCCTCCTTTCGAAGGCCGGGCCTTTCCCACGGGAAAGGCCCGGTGACGGCCCGGTACGCCGTTTTGTCAATCCACGGTGACAAAGGGCTTGATCTGCTCCAGGGTTTTCTCGCCGATCCCCTTTACGTTCGTCAGATCCTCCAGCCTTTGAAATGAGCCGACTTGCTTGCGGTAGTTGATGATGTTCTGCGCCGTTTCATGGCCGATCCCTTTGATTCGAGTCAGGGTTGACAGATTTGCCTCGTTCACATTGATCTTGTCCATGGTGGCTTTCTGCGCCAAGCCCTCTTGGG contains the following coding sequences:
- the trmD gene encoding tRNA (guanosine(37)-N1)-methyltransferase TrmD; this translates as MNFTVLTLFPEMFSALQVGGIVKRSVESHRISIETIDIRDFASDRHRTVDDRPYGGGCGMVMKPEPMAEAIRHAQGKYPEAHTVLLTPQGSLLDHGLARELAGFAGLILICGRYEGIDERICQDLVDEELSIGDYVLTGGELAAMVVIDTVSRLIPGALGNEESADEDSFSTGLLKHPQYTRPRSFEKAQVPDVLVSGNHEAIRQWRRQASVARTFLKRPDLLLDQPLTSEDVKYLKKLHQDIEAIIEKHSP
- the rimM gene encoding 16S rRNA processing protein RimM, translated to MGEDARLPVGKIVGTHGIKGHLKVVSHADSIEVFAPGKELVLSRKGECCGKFCVVSARPHKSVILLALDGIASVEAAAQWIGCQLCVDEASLPQLEEGSYYSYQIMGLEVFTLENRRLGRVKAIFPTGSNDVYVVQDGKKEVLIPAIDSVVVDIDLKHKTLKVDLPEGLED
- a CDS encoding KH domain-containing protein, whose translation is MKDLIKYIAQALVDHPEAVEVSEVEGSQTSVLELKVAKDDLGKIIGKQGRTARAIRTILSAASAKIKKRSVLEIIE
- the rpsP gene encoding 30S ribosomal protein S16 is translated as MSVKIRLARFGAKKKPFYRIVVASNEAPRDGRFLELVGTYDPLGKTASVTLKRDSIKTWIDKGAIPTATVKSLLKEHGFFSKRPNT
- the ffh gene encoding signal recognition particle protein, producing MFEDLTDKLNLTFKKLRGHGKLTEKNIDAGLKEVRIALLEADVHYRVVKQLLASIRERAVGQEVLASLTPGQQVVKVVNEELAQLMGDRHEGLKLIGQPAPVMLVGLQGSGKTTTAGKLARFLTGQNRRPYLVPADIYRPAAIEQLEKLGNELNIPVFPATDDMDPVDICRNALLQARQESRDTLLIDTAGRLHIDESLMAELKRIKEAVQPSDIILVADAMTGQDAVNMAKAFDDVLDIGGVILTKMEGDARGGAAISIQAMTSKPIKFVGVGEKLDALESFHPDRMASRILGMGDMLTLIEKAQSAVDKKQARELEEKLRKNQFTLGDFRDQMAQVRKMGSMEEILAMIPGMGKLKQMKQFKVDEREFVRITAIIDSMTVQERRRHQIINASRRKRIAKGSGTTVQQVNQLLKNYVQVQKMIKKLNKGGFRPFGRGALPF
- the rlmN gene encoding 23S rRNA (adenine(2503)-C(2))-methyltransferase RlmN; the protein is MSDQHDIKNFTEKTFTDWLQAHDIAPYRAGQILRWTYHRNVSQFSLMTDLSKDFRQWLSGRLTISRLDPELIQASRDGSKKYLFCLKDGHHVESVLIPERGHRTLCISSQVGCALGCKFCLTGSGGFVRNLKPAEIVNQVCAVRNDLAHPKSLTNIVFMGMGEPLANYESVVQAIGIITANNGLQFSSRRVTLSTAGLVPKIGDLGQDVTVNLAVSLNAADNKTRDYLMPINRTYPLEALLGACSRFPLPSRRMITFEYVLISGVNDRAEDAGRLARLLKPLRAKINLIPFNPFEGSRFKRPDEATILAFQKILTDNHYTTLIRRSKGGDIGAACGQLRV
- a CDS encoding queuosine precursor transporter codes for the protein MVKLTKLAVLQSLFVSGLVVSNIIAAKVIVIWNLVVPAAVIIYPFTFLLTDIIGETYGKDEGNRTVWYGFLASIFAMIIIYAGMLLPVAPFMQEKQSAYEILLGPNRRIVLASLLAYLCSQKHDVWAFHFWKNLTGGRHKWLRNNLSTMTSQLVDTVIFIGIAFWGVVPHLGKMILGQYIIKVLIALLDTPIFYALTMKRNQHGYVGYAEKTAGRS
- the queF gene encoding NADPH-dependent 7-cyano-7-deazaguanine reductase QueF, which translates into the protein MSDMQKKLLAGVEKPDKVARDVLAALDYAYGAQRDIEIKIDQPEFTSLCPISGLPDSGCITIRYLPKDKIVELKSLKYYLLQYRNVGIFYEHVVNRILEDLVFVLDPKFAEVVGTFTPRGGIKTTARVEYKEKG
- a CDS encoding response regulator; translation: MTSLLFIDDEEGVRRSLKRALKKEPYTVYTAEDGETGIQLVEQYLSQIGVVISDYKMPGLDGLETLALISSINPEITRILLTGYATMNSAIRATNEGLDGFLTKPFDNIELRNRIQDIMIKKRLRQFVSDQVYKEIKSDPTVMTPRKQQVTILFSDIRGFTGMSQQFPPEEIAEFLNDHYFTPLGEIAYRHNGTVDKHMGDCIMVIYGSPVSHDDDVVRAIGSAIEMQKTSRAISEELRQRNGFHLNVGIGICTGEVVSGVFGSLRKREYTAFGMAVNIAARLEKMARGGEILVSETTYMEALEQFVAEKLPPTVRVKGLDRPMPIYRILGTV
- a CDS encoding helix-hairpin-helix domain-containing protein, which translates into the protein MKAKRTTICIIALIGVFALLVGVPAGAKDDLGVSEAKSDMTKAAEAGSAKAEQAQEGLAQKATMDKINVNEANLSTLTRIKGIGHETAQNIINYRKQVGSFQRLEDLTNVKGIGEKTLEQIKPFVTVD